In Bradyrhizobium guangxiense, the following are encoded in one genomic region:
- a CDS encoding MetQ/NlpA family ABC transporter substrate-binding protein, whose product MSFRLPLILSAALALGAASASAETIKIGVTPGPHAQILEAVKPIAAKQGLDIQLLEFSDYVVPNAALDAGEIQANSFQNQPYLDNQKADRGYKIEAVGLTVNFPIGVYSKKHKAFADLPEGGKVSIPNDPTNGGRVLLLLRDKGVIKLKEGTGFKPTVLDITENPKKLKFIEVDAAQAPRALDDVDAAAINTNYATQAGLDPVKDPILREDPKGPYVNLIAVRTADKDKPWVKVLVDSYHTPEVREFVLTKFKGAVLPSW is encoded by the coding sequence ATGTCGTTTCGCCTCCCCCTGATCCTGTCCGCCGCCCTCGCCCTGGGGGCGGCCTCGGCCTCGGCCGAAACCATCAAGATCGGTGTGACGCCGGGGCCGCATGCGCAGATCCTGGAGGCGGTGAAACCGATCGCCGCCAAGCAGGGCCTCGACATCCAGCTCCTCGAATTCTCCGACTACGTCGTGCCGAACGCCGCGCTCGATGCCGGCGAGATCCAGGCCAATTCGTTCCAGAACCAGCCTTACCTGGACAACCAGAAGGCCGACCGTGGCTACAAGATCGAGGCCGTCGGCCTCACCGTGAACTTCCCGATCGGCGTGTACTCGAAGAAGCACAAGGCCTTCGCCGACCTTCCCGAGGGCGGCAAGGTCTCGATCCCGAACGATCCGACCAATGGCGGCCGCGTGCTGCTGCTGCTGCGCGACAAGGGCGTGATCAAGCTGAAGGAGGGCACCGGCTTCAAGCCGACGGTGCTCGACATCACCGAGAATCCCAAGAAGCTGAAGTTCATCGAGGTTGACGCGGCGCAGGCGCCGCGCGCACTCGACGATGTCGACGCCGCCGCGATCAACACCAATTACGCAACCCAGGCGGGCCTCGATCCGGTCAAGGACCCGATCCTGCGCGAGGACCCCAAGGGCCCCTACGTCAACCTGATCGCGGTGCGCACCGCCGACAAGGACAAGCCCTGGGTCAAGGTCCTCGTCGACAGCTACCACACGCCGGAGGTCAGGGAGTTCGTCCTGACCAAGTTCAAGGGCGCGGTGCTGCCGAGCTGGTAG
- a CDS encoding ABC transporter permease, whose translation MSSWLDYTINGLIVGNVYALVAVGLALIFGVSRLINFAQGSIYLVGAYIGWGAVVQLHTPLPLTIIMVAAAAALVGLIIERFGLRPLQNSVRIAPLLATIGISFVLDQLVMLTFSPNPRALPSQLPDVRFQVGGGTIGPLDLLIAGVGITSALLLFVFLRYSKLGWAVRAASQDRDAAMQMGVDVNRVNQAVFGIAAALGGVSGMLVGMYYNQIDTAMSLQATLKGVVAEVVGGAGNVPGAVIGSLLLGLVESYGVAVFGTSYRNLFAFLLLVVVLVLRPNGLFASARQAPPEPLTGTFIAPSRPVRIPRWALAAAAAIFAILPLFPVSFYVLQTLINAWLLGMLALSLTLVAGTMGQVSLGHAALLAIGAYTSALLSLTLNVPVGLAVIGGGLMSAALGTLLISPSFRLRGHYVSIATLAIGEIVSLVILNWESVTRGPIGISGIPPLSLFGYDLVSPTSIYWFSLAVMLVLALLQGRLLTSHLGRSFRAIRDDDIAARAYGLSLNRYKSLAFIFGGFAAGVSGGIAAHLYSYINHETFNTQQSILALTVVILGGLGNVVGAILGSVALVGLPEVFRIAAEYRILIYGIVLLLLVRFRPQGLLGTI comes from the coding sequence TTGTCTTCCTGGCTCGACTACACGATCAACGGGCTGATCGTTGGCAATGTCTACGCCCTCGTTGCGGTCGGGCTTGCGCTGATCTTCGGCGTCAGCCGGCTGATCAACTTCGCGCAAGGCTCGATCTATCTGGTCGGCGCCTATATCGGCTGGGGTGCGGTGGTGCAGCTGCATACGCCGCTGCCGCTCACCATCATCATGGTGGCCGCGGCCGCCGCACTGGTCGGGCTGATCATCGAGCGGTTCGGCCTGCGGCCACTGCAGAACTCGGTGCGGATCGCGCCGCTGCTCGCGACCATCGGCATCAGCTTCGTGCTCGACCAGCTGGTCATGCTGACCTTCTCGCCCAATCCGCGCGCGCTGCCGAGCCAGCTGCCGGACGTCCGCTTCCAGGTCGGAGGCGGCACGATCGGCCCGCTCGATCTCTTGATCGCCGGCGTCGGCATCACCAGCGCGCTGCTGCTGTTCGTGTTCCTGCGCTACAGCAAGCTCGGCTGGGCGGTGCGCGCGGCTTCGCAGGACCGCGACGCCGCGATGCAGATGGGCGTCGACGTCAATCGCGTCAACCAGGCCGTGTTCGGCATCGCAGCTGCGCTCGGCGGCGTCTCCGGCATGCTGGTCGGCATGTACTACAACCAGATCGACACCGCGATGAGCCTGCAGGCGACGCTCAAGGGCGTGGTCGCCGAAGTGGTCGGGGGCGCCGGCAATGTGCCGGGCGCTGTGATCGGCAGCCTGCTGCTCGGACTGGTCGAGAGCTACGGCGTCGCGGTGTTCGGCACCAGCTACCGCAATCTGTTCGCGTTCCTGCTGCTCGTCGTCGTGCTCGTGCTGCGGCCGAACGGGTTGTTCGCCAGCGCGCGGCAGGCCCCGCCCGAGCCGCTCACCGGCACGTTCATCGCGCCGAGCCGCCCGGTGCGCATTCCGCGCTGGGCCCTGGCTGCGGCGGCCGCGATCTTCGCCATCCTGCCGTTGTTCCCGGTGTCGTTCTACGTGCTGCAGACCCTGATCAATGCCTGGCTGCTCGGCATGCTCGCGCTCAGCCTGACGCTGGTCGCCGGCACGATGGGGCAGGTTTCGCTCGGACACGCCGCGCTACTTGCGATCGGCGCCTATACATCGGCGCTGCTGTCGTTGACCCTCAACGTTCCGGTCGGCCTTGCCGTGATCGGTGGCGGCCTGATGAGCGCTGCGCTCGGCACGCTCTTGATCTCGCCCTCCTTCCGTCTGCGCGGGCATTATGTGTCGATCGCGACCCTTGCCATCGGCGAGATCGTCTCGCTGGTGATCCTGAACTGGGAAAGCGTCACGCGCGGGCCGATCGGCATCTCCGGCATCCCGCCGCTGTCGCTGTTCGGCTACGATTTGGTCAGCCCAACCTCGATCTACTGGTTCAGCCTTGCGGTGATGCTCGTGCTGGCGCTGCTGCAGGGGCGGCTGCTCACCTCGCATCTCGGCCGCAGCTTCCGCGCCATCCGCGACGACGACATCGCCGCGCGCGCCTATGGCCTCAGCCTGAACCGCTACAAATCGCTGGCCTTCATCTTCGGCGGGTTCGCAGCCGGCGTCAGCGGCGGCATCGCCGCGCACCTCTATTCCTACATCAACCACGAAACCTTCAACACGCAGCAATCGATCCTGGCGCTGACCGTCGTCATCCTCGGCGGCCTCGGCAATGTCGTCGGCGCAATTCTCGGATCGGTGGCGCTGGTCGGGCTGCCCGAGGTCTTCAGGATCGCGGCGGAGTACCGCATCCTGATCTACGGCATCGTGCTCCTGCTGCTCGTGCGGTTCAGGCCGCAGGGCCTGCTGGGGACGATCTGA
- a CDS encoding DUF2934 domain-containing protein, translating into MSEPTEQEIRECAHRLWEQAGKPEGREEEFWHAAEQELRNADKSNTLRTPDTL; encoded by the coding sequence TTGTCCGAGCCGACCGAGCAAGAGATCAGGGAATGCGCACACCGCCTGTGGGAGCAGGCCGGCAAGCCCGAAGGCCGCGAGGAGGAATTCTGGCACGCGGCCGAGCAGGAGCTTCGCAACGCTGACAAGTCCAACACGCTGCGCACGCCGGATACGCTGTGA
- a CDS encoding ABC transporter substrate-binding protein — MSNIDRRSLVKGSLAAMMAGAAFSRAALAQSSEPILLGVSGPLTGPNAQYGTQWKQGFDLALDEIMAAGGINGRKLAYQFEDSQSDPRQSVAIAQKFVSDPRIVMELGDFSSPASMAASPIYQRGGLVQFGFTNSHPDFTKGGDFMWSTSVSQADEQPLLAAYAVKRLGLKKLAVLHLNTDWGRTSRDYFVKAAKEYGAEIAVTEGYIAEERDFRSTLVRVRDASPDGLILISYYSDGALIARQARQVGLKQVMCAASSVYSPKFIELGGEAVEDVHLGTRYFPQDPRPEVKKFIAGFKAKYGGQEPDAFNAYSYDAMNMAAAVVKIGGTDRRAIRDAFAKVKDVSSVIFGQATFDVESRRVKGAMNAELVVRKGQFALWDGKPT; from the coding sequence ATGAGCAACATCGATCGTCGAAGCCTGGTCAAGGGCTCGCTGGCCGCCATGATGGCGGGCGCCGCCTTCTCGCGCGCCGCCTTGGCGCAATCGTCCGAACCGATCCTGCTCGGCGTCAGCGGCCCCCTCACGGGGCCGAACGCGCAATATGGCACGCAGTGGAAGCAGGGCTTCGACCTCGCACTCGATGAGATCATGGCGGCCGGCGGCATCAACGGCCGCAAGCTCGCTTACCAGTTCGAGGACAGCCAGAGCGATCCGCGCCAGTCGGTGGCGATCGCCCAGAAGTTCGTCTCCGATCCCCGCATCGTCATGGAGCTCGGCGACTTCTCGAGCCCGGCCTCGATGGCGGCTTCGCCGATCTATCAGCGCGGTGGCCTCGTGCAGTTCGGCTTCACCAACTCGCACCCTGACTTCACCAAGGGCGGCGACTTCATGTGGAGCACCTCCGTCAGCCAGGCCGACGAGCAGCCGCTGCTGGCGGCCTATGCGGTGAAGCGCCTCGGCCTCAAGAAGCTCGCCGTGCTGCACCTCAACACCGATTGGGGCCGCACCAGCCGCGACTATTTCGTCAAGGCGGCGAAGGAATACGGCGCCGAAATCGCGGTGACGGAGGGCTACATCGCGGAGGAGCGTGACTTCCGCTCGACGCTGGTCCGGGTGCGCGACGCCAGTCCCGACGGGCTGATTCTGATCTCCTATTATTCCGACGGTGCGCTGATCGCGCGTCAGGCCCGCCAGGTTGGCCTGAAGCAGGTGATGTGCGCCGCGAGCTCGGTCTATTCGCCGAAATTCATCGAGCTCGGCGGCGAGGCGGTCGAGGACGTTCATCTCGGCACGCGCTATTTCCCTCAGGATCCCAGGCCCGAGGTGAAGAAGTTCATCGCCGGCTTCAAGGCCAAGTATGGCGGGCAGGAGCCCGACGCCTTCAATGCCTATTCTTATGATGCGATGAACATGGCCGCTGCCGTGGTGAAAATCGGCGGTACCGACCGCCGCGCGATCCGCGACGCCTTCGCGAAAGTGAAGGACGTCTCCAGCGTCATCTTCGGCCAGGCGACGTTCGACGTCGAGAGCCGCCGCGTCAAGGGCGCCATGAACGCCGAGCTCGTCGTCCGCAAGGGCCAGTTCGCGCTCTGGGACGGCAAGCCGACCTGA
- a CDS encoding CMD domain protein encodes MSTQDIIDTLAGIEPGSALDAIRARRQQARENAQKSSLSLFEPIDASDCSLVERAAVAAFVTGLHGESPVAAFYREKLFANPAGGSLLEVIEAEIARGRTSGPYGSYPAGPLSIENTAGLIYRVSAASKPALGARLAAALEHAHLLVFRPRDAAAGDMKALLEAGWSTTGIVTFSQLVAFLSFQLRVVSGFRTLAAVNA; translated from the coding sequence ATGAGCACGCAGGATATCATCGATACACTCGCCGGGATCGAGCCGGGGTCGGCCTTGGATGCCATCCGCGCGCGCCGCCAGCAGGCGCGCGAGAATGCGCAGAAGAGCTCCCTCTCGCTGTTCGAGCCGATCGACGCGAGCGATTGCTCGCTTGTAGAGCGCGCTGCAGTTGCGGCCTTCGTGACCGGGCTCCATGGCGAATCGCCCGTTGCCGCCTTCTATCGCGAGAAGCTCTTCGCAAATCCGGCTGGGGGGAGCCTGCTGGAGGTGATCGAGGCGGAGATCGCACGGGGCAGGACCTCGGGTCCGTATGGCTCGTATCCTGCCGGTCCGTTGTCGATCGAAAACACCGCCGGTCTGATCTACCGGGTGAGTGCGGCGAGCAAGCCGGCACTTGGCGCCAGGCTCGCAGCAGCGCTCGAACACGCGCATCTCCTGGTGTTTCGGCCCCGCGATGCGGCAGCGGGCGACATGAAGGCGCTGCTCGAAGCCGGCTGGTCGACCACCGGCATCGTCACCTTCTCCCAGCTCGTCGCATTCCTGTCGTTCCAGCTACGCGTCGTCAGCGGCTTTCGCACGCTCGCAGCCGTGAACGCATAA
- a CDS encoding DUF2934 domain-containing protein: MDEQKKLEHQIELATRAAALVRDETTGHRFRSFAGELRRKLRRMMRRGQVRARAYELWEQAGRPGNRELEFWLEAERQIEEEREEKKGGGGS, from the coding sequence GTGGACGAACAGAAGAAGCTAGAGCACCAGATCGAACTCGCCACGCGAGCGGCCGCGCTCGTCAGGGACGAAACCACCGGCCATCGCTTCCGCAGCTTCGCCGGGGAGCTGAGGCGAAAGCTCCGCCGCATGATGCGCCGCGGCCAGGTGCGCGCCCGTGCCTACGAGCTCTGGGAGCAGGCCGGCCGTCCCGGCAATCGCGAGCTGGAGTTCTGGCTGGAAGCCGAGCGGCAGATCGAGGAAGAGCGCGAGGAGAAGAAGGGCGGGGGCGGTTCGTAG
- a CDS encoding sensor histidine kinase, whose protein sequence is MSQPVSRPDRVLPTIGIIALAVGIFAIDVNTPLEVSVSILYVFVVLVASSVYGWTGILVAGLACEALTLIAHPFSPGDPWSHWSLIDRVIGVVGIAMSTLLVMRNRSTMDALQRSESFLAEAQQLGRTGSVGWRDPWGEQYWSRETWRIYRYEPGQTAPTLAAMLARTHPDDRRLLEQTIEKAFREQTGFALEHRLLMPDGEIRYVRIVTRMAREWAAEAGIVGAVMDITAARLAADELQRAQSDLARVTRATTMGQLAASIAHEINQPLTGVVTNGHTVLHWLNERTLNLDKARTTAERVLRDGERASGVVRRIQGLLMKTPPQATDIDLNELIDEVLDLLQTELRLRDVTVQTELAPALPAFLGDSVQLQQVVLNLVINGADAMSDVTGRPKVLVVGSREGADGEGVVFVRDSGIGLDRETMDKIFSPFFTTKAKGMGMGLTICRTIIEAHGGRLWASPAEPHGALFQFILPNKAHADL, encoded by the coding sequence ATGAGCCAACCCGTTTCCAGACCTGACCGCGTCCTCCCCACGATCGGTATCATCGCTCTTGCGGTCGGCATTTTCGCCATCGACGTTAATACGCCGCTCGAAGTGTCGGTCAGCATCCTCTACGTGTTTGTCGTGCTTGTCGCCTCGTCCGTCTACGGCTGGACCGGCATCTTGGTCGCCGGGCTGGCTTGCGAGGCATTGACTCTGATCGCGCATCCGTTTTCGCCAGGCGATCCCTGGTCGCATTGGTCGCTGATCGACCGCGTCATCGGTGTTGTCGGCATTGCGATGTCGACCTTGCTGGTGATGCGCAACCGGTCCACGATGGACGCGCTTCAAAGGAGCGAATCCTTTCTCGCGGAAGCGCAGCAATTGGGCCGCACGGGCAGCGTCGGCTGGCGCGATCCTTGGGGCGAACAGTACTGGTCGCGGGAGACATGGCGCATCTATCGATATGAACCGGGCCAAACGGCGCCCACGCTCGCTGCCATGCTTGCGCGCACGCACCCGGACGACCGAAGGCTGCTTGAGCAGACCATCGAAAAGGCTTTCCGGGAGCAGACCGGCTTTGCACTTGAGCATCGGCTGTTGATGCCCGACGGTGAAATTCGCTATGTCCGGATTGTCACCCGCATGGCCAGGGAGTGGGCGGCCGAGGCGGGGATCGTCGGCGCAGTGATGGATATCACCGCTGCCAGGCTCGCTGCTGACGAGTTACAGCGCGCCCAGTCCGACCTAGCTCGCGTAACGCGGGCCACGACCATGGGGCAGCTCGCGGCATCGATCGCGCATGAGATCAATCAGCCGCTCACTGGAGTCGTCACCAACGGGCACACCGTGCTGCACTGGCTCAATGAGAGGACGCTGAATCTCGACAAGGCCCGCACGACGGCGGAACGCGTGTTGCGTGATGGTGAGCGCGCGAGCGGTGTCGTCCGGCGCATCCAGGGGCTGTTGATGAAGACGCCGCCCCAGGCCACCGACATCGATCTCAACGAGTTGATTGACGAGGTCCTCGATCTGCTGCAAACCGAACTGCGGCTGCGCGATGTGACGGTGCAGACCGAACTTGCGCCGGCGCTGCCAGCATTTCTCGGCGATTCCGTCCAGCTTCAGCAGGTCGTCCTCAATCTTGTCATCAATGGAGCTGACGCCATGTCGGACGTGACCGGCCGACCAAAGGTGCTGGTCGTCGGTTCGCGCGAAGGGGCCGACGGCGAGGGGGTGGTGTTCGTGCGTGACAGCGGTATTGGTCTCGACCGGGAGACGATGGACAAGATCTTCAGCCCCTTCTTCACGACGAAGGCCAAGGGGATGGGAATGGGATTGACGATCTGCCGCACGATCATCGAAGCGCATGGTGGACGGCTATGGGCTTCGCCCGCGGAACCACATGGCGCGCTATTCCAGTTCATCCTGCCGAACAAGGCGCACGCCGACCTATGA
- a CDS encoding alkylhydroperoxidase domain protein, with protein sequence MSAAVNPPVAFTQDELGWVSWIDPLPEAELTERHYAGLVDRARAKSEYFRLLVRDPEVLEARTKTDKDIFYNVVDGLPRAERELAAAATSRYNGCIYCASVHARFASTYSKRRDDVQRLLDEGVKADLGARWNAVVKASVALAATPIAFGPDNIAELRRAGLDDAEIVDVINGASFFNWANRLMLSLGEPSK encoded by the coding sequence ATGAGCGCCGCCGTCAATCCGCCCGTCGCCTTCACCCAGGACGAGCTCGGCTGGGTCTCCTGGATCGATCCGCTGCCCGAGGCCGAGCTGACCGAGCGGCATTACGCCGGTCTCGTCGACCGCGCCCGTGCCAAGTCGGAATATTTCCGCCTTCTGGTGCGCGATCCCGAAGTGCTGGAAGCCCGCACCAAGACCGATAAGGACATCTTCTACAATGTCGTCGACGGCCTGCCGCGCGCCGAGCGTGAGCTCGCCGCCGCCGCGACCTCGCGTTACAACGGCTGCATCTATTGCGCCTCCGTGCATGCGCGCTTTGCCAGCACCTATTCCAAGCGCCGCGACGATGTGCAGCGGCTGCTCGACGAAGGCGTCAAGGCCGATCTCGGTGCGCGCTGGAATGCGGTGGTCAAAGCCTCGGTCGCGCTGGCCGCGACGCCGATCGCGTTCGGTCCCGACAACATCGCGGAGCTGCGCCGCGCCGGTCTCGACGATGCCGAGATCGTCGACGTCATCAATGGTGCGTCCTTCTTCAACTGGGCGAACCGGCTGATGCTGTCGCTTGGCGAACCCTCGAAATAG
- a CDS encoding peptide ABC transporter substrate-binding protein, producing MNENEIRTLVGQVKQGTLSRRSFIRKVAALGITAPIASQILVWNDVAMADATLPYKPTKAGGGGTLKMLLWQGPTLLNPHFALGTKDQIASRVFFEPLAGWDKEGNLIPCLAAEAPTKANGGLSADGMSVIWKLKRDVKWHDGKPFTADDVVFTWQYAADLATAAYTTGSYKDIKVEKIDDYAVKVIFKAPTPFWADPFVGSVGQILPKHHFGDYVGAKSREAPGNLKPVGTGPYKFLEFKPGDMIRAERNPDYHIKNQPHFDTLEIKGGGDAVSAARAVLQTGEYDFAWNMQVEEEVLKRMEAGGKGKLDITPSGNVEFIILNTTDPWTEVDGERSSVKTKHPTLSDPAVRRAINLLIDRDSIQKFIYGRGAIATASFVNAPKQFKSPNLKYAFDIDKANKILDEAGWKKGADGIREKDGKKLKYVFQTSTNAPRQKTQAIIKQACEKAGIDIEIKAVTASVFFSSDVGNPDTYSKFYADMEMYNTTQPQPDPERLLNQCVSWEIATKDNKWLGRNNSRYSDPEADKAYKAAQNELDPVKRAALLMKVDEIFCGANVFLPLLSRHIVNAGANNLMIDISGWDTITWNLAAWYRT from the coding sequence ATGAACGAGAACGAAATCCGCACGCTGGTCGGACAGGTCAAGCAAGGCACGCTGTCGCGGCGCTCGTTCATCCGGAAGGTGGCCGCGCTCGGGATCACGGCCCCGATCGCGAGCCAGATCCTGGTCTGGAATGACGTGGCGATGGCGGACGCCACCTTGCCGTACAAGCCGACCAAGGCCGGCGGCGGCGGCACGCTCAAGATGCTGCTGTGGCAGGGGCCCACCCTGCTCAATCCGCATTTCGCGCTCGGCACCAAGGACCAGATCGCCTCGCGCGTCTTCTTCGAGCCGCTCGCCGGCTGGGACAAGGAGGGCAATCTCATCCCCTGCCTTGCCGCCGAGGCCCCGACCAAGGCAAATGGCGGCCTTTCCGCCGACGGCATGAGCGTGATCTGGAAGCTGAAGCGGGACGTCAAATGGCATGACGGCAAGCCCTTCACCGCCGACGACGTCGTCTTCACCTGGCAGTATGCCGCCGACCTCGCCACCGCGGCCTACACCACCGGCTCCTACAAGGACATCAAGGTCGAGAAGATCGACGACTACGCCGTCAAGGTGATCTTCAAGGCGCCGACGCCGTTCTGGGCCGATCCGTTCGTCGGCTCAGTCGGCCAGATCCTGCCGAAACATCATTTCGGCGACTATGTCGGCGCCAAGTCGCGCGAAGCTCCGGGCAATCTGAAGCCGGTCGGCACCGGTCCGTACAAATTCCTCGAGTTCAAGCCGGGCGACATGATCCGCGCCGAGCGCAATCCCGACTATCACATCAAGAACCAGCCGCATTTCGACACGCTCGAGATCAAGGGCGGCGGCGATGCCGTATCTGCGGCGCGCGCGGTGCTGCAGACCGGTGAATACGACTTTGCCTGGAACATGCAGGTGGAGGAGGAGGTGCTCAAGCGGATGGAGGCGGGCGGCAAGGGCAAGCTCGACATCACGCCGTCAGGCAATGTCGAGTTCATCATCCTCAACACGACCGACCCCTGGACCGAGGTCGACGGCGAGCGATCCAGCGTCAAGACCAAGCACCCGACGCTGTCCGACCCCGCCGTGCGCCGCGCGATCAACCTCTTGATCGACCGCGATTCGATCCAGAAGTTCATCTACGGACGCGGCGCCATCGCCACCGCGAGCTTCGTCAACGCGCCCAAGCAGTTCAAGTCGCCCAACCTGAAATACGCGTTCGACATCGACAAGGCCAACAAGATCCTCGACGAGGCCGGCTGGAAGAAAGGCGCGGACGGCATTCGCGAGAAGGACGGCAAGAAGCTCAAATATGTGTTTCAGACCTCGACCAACGCCCCGCGCCAGAAAACCCAGGCCATCATCAAGCAGGCCTGCGAGAAGGCCGGCATCGATATCGAGATCAAGGCGGTCACCGCCTCGGTGTTCTTCTCCTCCGACGTCGGCAACCCCGACACCTATTCGAAATTCTACGCCGACATGGAGATGTACAACACGACGCAGCCGCAACCAGATCCAGAGCGCCTCTTGAACCAGTGCGTGTCCTGGGAGATCGCCACCAAAGACAACAAATGGCTCGGCCGTAACAATTCGCGCTATTCCGATCCCGAAGCCGACAAGGCCTACAAGGCCGCGCAGAACGAGCTCGACCCGGTCAAGCGCGCCGCGCTGCTGATGAAGGTGGACGAGATCTTCTGCGGGGCCAACGTCTTCCTGCCGCTGCTCTCGCGCCACATCGTCAACGCCGGCGCCAACAATCTGATGATCGACATCTCAGGCTGGGACACCATCACGTGGAATCTGGCGGCGTGGTATCGGACCTGA
- a CDS encoding putative FMN-dependent luciferase-like monooxygenase produces MKRFANLKRLGFFTRLLDEAPAAERYRFAAEQIVRAEEAGLDSAWIAQHHFHEREGGLPSPFTFLGYVAAQTSRIRLGTGIVTLPLENAVRVAEDAAVLDLLCSGRFELGVGTGGNPSAFAAFGLDSAQRNEIFARNLDVVRTALVGKPLAGGDTIYPQRPQLDKRIWQATFSVAGGARAGKAGDGLLLSRTQPRTKEAPKATLAEIQNPVIDAYLEALPKGAEPRIMASRSVFVADDHAEALRFADIGLRRALPQFLKGGHAKPGETLEEMITAFDTHVGDADHVIASLRSDATLERVTDLVFQVHSVDAAHPHVLRSIELVADKVAPALGWTRTAADVALAV; encoded by the coding sequence ATGAAACGCTTTGCAAATCTGAAACGCCTGGGGTTCTTCACGCGGCTTCTCGACGAGGCCCCGGCCGCCGAGCGATATCGCTTCGCGGCCGAGCAGATCGTGCGCGCCGAAGAGGCCGGCCTCGATTCCGCGTGGATCGCGCAGCATCATTTCCACGAGCGCGAAGGCGGCCTGCCGTCGCCCTTCACGTTCCTCGGCTACGTCGCAGCCCAGACCTCGCGCATCCGCCTCGGCACCGGCATCGTCACGCTGCCGCTGGAGAACGCGGTGCGGGTCGCTGAGGACGCCGCGGTGCTCGATCTCCTCTGCAGCGGCCGTTTCGAGCTCGGCGTCGGCACCGGCGGCAATCCGTCGGCCTTCGCCGCCTTCGGCCTCGACAGCGCCCAGCGCAACGAGATCTTTGCCCGAAATCTGGACGTCGTCCGCACGGCGCTGGTCGGCAAGCCGCTCGCCGGCGGTGACACGATCTATCCGCAAAGGCCGCAACTGGACAAGCGCATCTGGCAGGCGACGTTCTCGGTCGCCGGCGGGGCGCGTGCGGGCAAGGCAGGCGACGGCCTCTTGCTGTCGCGGACCCAACCGCGGACCAAGGAGGCGCCGAAGGCCACCCTCGCCGAGATCCAGAACCCGGTCATCGATGCCTATCTGGAAGCGCTGCCAAAAGGGGCCGAACCTCGCATCATGGCCTCGCGCAGCGTCTTCGTCGCCGACGACCATGCCGAAGCTCTGCGCTTCGCCGATATTGGGCTGCGGCGCGCGCTGCCGCAATTCCTCAAGGGCGGCCACGCCAAGCCGGGCGAGACCCTGGAGGAGATGATCACGGCGTTCGACACCCATGTCGGCGACGCCGACCACGTCATCGCCTCGCTGCGCAGCGACGCGACGCTGGAGCGGGTGACGGATCTCGTCTTCCAGGTGCATTCGGTCGACGCGGCGCATCCCCATGTTCTGCGCTCGATCGAGCTGGTCGCGGACAAGGTCGCGCCGGCGCTGGGCTGGACCCGGACGGCGGCCGACGTCGCGCTGGCGGTCTAG
- a CDS encoding response regulator transcription factor, whose protein sequence is MNEESPIVAVIDDDVSVRESIEGLLETAALRVELYASPREYLQARRKDNPSCIILDVRLPGSSGLDFQREMTAAGIRAPIIFITGYADVHMSVQAMKAGAVEFLTKPYRDQDLLEAVLSAIDKDRERRANDRTLTDIKQRFEALTSRERQVMALTISGLQTKQIAGAAGIREVTVRVHRREIMRKMNARSLADLVKMGEALRSRGVTLDPHAPPDD, encoded by the coding sequence ATGAACGAGGAATCCCCTATCGTCGCGGTCATTGATGACGACGTGTCGGTGCGTGAATCCATCGAGGGACTGCTCGAGACGGCGGCGCTTCGCGTCGAGTTGTATGCCTCGCCGCGCGAATATCTGCAGGCCAGGCGCAAGGACAATCCGAGCTGCATCATTCTTGACGTCCGCCTGCCCGGTTCGAGCGGACTGGATTTTCAGCGCGAGATGACCGCGGCCGGCATCCGGGCGCCGATTATCTTCATTACGGGCTATGCCGACGTCCATATGTCCGTTCAGGCCATGAAGGCGGGCGCGGTCGAGTTTCTCACCAAACCCTATCGCGACCAGGATCTGCTGGAAGCGGTGCTGTCAGCCATCGACAAGGACCGCGAGCGTCGAGCGAACGACCGCACTCTGACCGATATCAAGCAGCGCTTCGAAGCGCTGACATCCCGAGAACGTCAGGTGATGGCGCTGACGATCTCTGGCCTGCAAACCAAGCAGATCGCAGGCGCTGCCGGCATACGCGAGGTCACGGTACGGGTGCATCGGCGGGAAATCATGCGGAAGATGAATGCGCGATCGCTGGCCGATCTTGTGAAGATGGGGGAGGCACTCCGCAGCAGGGGTGTCACGCTTGACCCTCATGCGCCGCCCGATGACTGA